One Corallococcus exiguus DNA segment encodes these proteins:
- a CDS encoding Spy/CpxP family protein refolding chaperone has product MKRHLFMLGLLFAVPSFAGSTTTTQDTSQGARRPPPFERKSPVQVLIDHRQDLALTDAQAASLTRIQTALDAKNAPVKQSLEALRPPAPPDRGTQQGTPSAQDQAAHEQARGLFEQLRTNDMAAYQEAEQVLTDAQKTQARTLLESERRSHGPSHGGRGGPPRGE; this is encoded by the coding sequence ATGAAGCGCCATCTGTTCATGCTGGGCCTGCTGTTCGCCGTTCCCTCCTTCGCCGGATCCACCACCACGACGCAGGACACGTCCCAGGGCGCGCGCCGCCCGCCTCCGTTCGAGCGCAAGTCGCCCGTCCAGGTGCTCATCGACCACCGCCAGGACCTGGCCCTCACCGACGCCCAGGCCGCGAGCCTGACCCGGATTCAAACAGCGCTCGACGCGAAGAACGCGCCCGTGAAGCAGTCCCTGGAGGCCCTGCGCCCGCCCGCGCCGCCGGACCGCGGCACACAACAGGGCACGCCGTCCGCCCAGGACCAGGCCGCCCATGAGCAGGCGCGAGGCCTGTTCGAGCAACTCCGCACCAACGACATGGCGGCCTACCAGGAGGCCGAGCAGGTCCTGACGGATGCCCAGAAGACCCAGGCCCGCACGCTCCTGGAATCGGAGCGCCGCTCGCACGGCCCCAGCCACGGCGGCCGCGGCGGTCCTCCCCGAGGCGAGTAG
- a CDS encoding Lcl domain-containing protein — MSTSPPLWRSVPLAVLLLVAAGCHSVQDTPEPTPSPPTRSGLTGGSGDWYTDLDVSDEGSLPSPLDVMDWMDKGGDLFDFLKDVSACMDTGFNKSGCSGKDIVWKGSCMLLGWQLGDMLLFDPGIPFEDICNGDPPLKCCKYSPSEDSCHSAFNSERPINCEGNPSATSAVSFGPCLPLTRYPGDPGCLCDYIPQCTASGALMARSVTPPGVEAWRGNQLGVMLARAVEQGPSALFRQSPGDFVDYVSFVGTQAHQQVLLQSAPFAKPDAFPEGYPLSADYHANDNDPDARYLRGLVTLAVQRVYSGIPNLYARWNAVAARNWTEPEAAAYLAQVPDPDAVLESCVGNFGLRMLQRADPVRYRLLTVPLAGETEPDCRAGWRGGAALGSAPSITATTTVAGATVTLSPDITDPDAARNASGRYAVRLDWGDGRVEGRLYTVAVPASHAWSHTYEHAGSYTVTARVLNTSGLMGETTVPVSVTQGSGVPVARSVARVRFDLEATVTAGTHGYVRVEAFATDVQGKVHALGAHWAALSGAYNTTVTAPLSGWLTNRSLKDIRSLSLKPFHYDSNQVALRELRLKGVTLELHASPGMAPATASYALTNRDVKIHAAGAPVPTSPLMEPATGQLKLPLTSAEIVIDLPAPGVPPDAALAYGCRPVYGSEAPLMRSAQGGCEDIDSGLVFAVIPARMNWHDAVWDSALAGSPEPDVHDHGRINDFPGGYRVTQGPDLSPSAYCHDLDQGGFSDWRLPTEEELLKVASGARAGAYFPYAMGYAWTSTNWDATTAVLRDLPSAARGYGNKSTAQHLAVCVRSAPPPAQHVCRVPADGGQTFLTEAGGCRDTRTGGRVWSKAFVAPRSWHAAVWGSELPGNAQPDLQDSGRMNDYAGGVVPANPDASTENLCHDLVEGGFSDWRLPTDSELRAVRGTSLAAAYFAFDTADYFWSSSTWSSPTTTALGIHLTSGGNSFSLKTAPQRVVCVRTP, encoded by the coding sequence ATGTCCACCTCCCCACCTCTTTGGCGCAGTGTCCCGCTCGCGGTCCTCCTCCTCGTCGCGGCAGGCTGTCACTCCGTCCAGGACACCCCCGAGCCAACCCCATCTCCGCCAACCCGAAGCGGGCTCACGGGAGGCTCCGGCGACTGGTACACCGACCTGGATGTCTCGGATGAGGGCAGCCTGCCTTCGCCCCTGGACGTCATGGACTGGATGGACAAGGGCGGAGACCTCTTCGACTTCCTCAAGGACGTCAGCGCCTGCATGGACACCGGCTTCAACAAGTCCGGCTGCTCCGGCAAGGACATTGTCTGGAAGGGCTCCTGCATGCTGCTGGGCTGGCAGCTGGGCGACATGCTGCTCTTCGATCCGGGCATCCCGTTCGAGGACATCTGCAATGGCGATCCTCCGCTGAAGTGCTGCAAGTACAGCCCCTCCGAGGACTCCTGCCATTCAGCCTTCAATTCAGAGCGCCCCATCAACTGCGAGGGCAATCCCAGCGCCACCAGTGCGGTGAGCTTTGGCCCGTGCCTGCCCCTGACGCGCTACCCCGGGGATCCGGGCTGTCTCTGTGACTACATTCCCCAGTGCACCGCGTCCGGGGCGTTGATGGCCCGGTCCGTCACTCCGCCAGGAGTGGAGGCCTGGCGCGGCAACCAACTGGGCGTGATGCTGGCGAGGGCCGTCGAGCAGGGCCCCAGCGCGCTCTTCCGGCAGTCCCCTGGCGACTTCGTTGATTACGTGAGCTTCGTGGGGACCCAGGCCCACCAACAGGTCCTGCTCCAGTCCGCGCCCTTCGCGAAGCCAGACGCGTTCCCCGAAGGCTATCCGCTGAGCGCCGACTACCACGCCAACGACAACGACCCGGACGCGCGCTACCTGCGCGGGCTGGTGACGCTCGCCGTCCAGCGCGTCTACTCCGGCATCCCCAACCTCTATGCCCGCTGGAACGCCGTCGCCGCGCGCAACTGGACGGAGCCGGAGGCTGCCGCGTATCTGGCCCAGGTGCCGGATCCGGATGCCGTGCTGGAATCCTGCGTGGGGAACTTCGGCCTGCGGATGCTCCAGCGCGCGGACCCGGTGCGCTACCGGCTTCTGACCGTGCCCCTGGCGGGTGAGACCGAGCCGGACTGCCGCGCGGGCTGGAGGGGCGGCGCGGCCCTGGGCTCCGCGCCGTCAATCACCGCGACGACCACCGTGGCGGGCGCCACGGTCACCCTCTCCCCCGACATCACCGACCCGGATGCGGCCCGCAACGCCTCGGGGCGCTACGCGGTGCGGCTCGACTGGGGGGACGGACGGGTGGAGGGACGGCTCTACACGGTGGCGGTCCCGGCCAGCCATGCGTGGTCGCACACCTACGAGCACGCGGGCAGCTACACGGTGACGGCGCGGGTCCTCAACACGTCCGGCCTGATGGGTGAGACGACGGTGCCGGTGAGCGTCACGCAAGGGTCCGGCGTCCCGGTGGCGCGCTCCGTGGCGCGCGTCCGCTTCGACCTGGAGGCCACCGTCACCGCGGGCACGCACGGATACGTGCGCGTGGAGGCCTTCGCAACGGATGTGCAAGGCAAGGTCCATGCGCTGGGCGCTCACTGGGCGGCACTTTCCGGGGCGTACAACACGACCGTCACGGCGCCGCTCTCCGGATGGCTGACGAACCGGAGCCTGAAGGACATCCGCTCCCTGAGCCTGAAGCCCTTCCACTACGACAGCAACCAGGTGGCGCTGCGCGAGCTGCGGTTGAAGGGCGTCACGCTGGAGCTCCACGCCTCGCCGGGAATGGCGCCAGCCACGGCGTCCTACGCGCTCACCAACCGGGACGTGAAAATCCACGCGGCCGGGGCGCCGGTGCCCACCTCACCGCTGATGGAGCCGGCGACGGGCCAACTGAAGCTGCCCCTCACCAGCGCGGAGATCGTCATCGACCTGCCGGCGCCCGGCGTGCCCCCTGACGCGGCGTTGGCCTACGGCTGCCGCCCCGTGTACGGCTCGGAGGCGCCGCTCATGCGCTCGGCGCAGGGTGGATGCGAGGACATCGACAGCGGTCTTGTCTTCGCGGTCATCCCCGCTCGGATGAACTGGCATGACGCCGTCTGGGACTCGGCGCTCGCGGGCAGCCCTGAGCCCGACGTCCACGACCACGGCCGGATCAATGACTTCCCTGGCGGCTATCGGGTCACCCAGGGACCCGACCTCTCGCCCTCGGCGTACTGTCACGACCTGGACCAGGGGGGCTTCAGCGACTGGCGGCTGCCCACCGAGGAGGAGCTGCTCAAGGTCGCGAGCGGGGCCCGGGCAGGCGCCTATTTCCCCTACGCCATGGGCTATGCCTGGACCTCCACGAACTGGGACGCCACCACCGCCGTGCTGCGCGACCTGCCCTCGGCTGCGCGGGGCTACGGCAACAAGAGCACGGCGCAGCACCTGGCGGTGTGTGTGCGCAGCGCGCCGCCCCCCGCCCAGCATGTCTGCCGGGTGCCGGCGGACGGAGGACAGACCTTCCTGACGGAGGCCGGAGGCTGCAGGGACACGCGGACGGGGGGACGCGTCTGGAGCAAGGCCTTCGTGGCGCCCCGCAGCTGGCACGCCGCCGTCTGGGGCTCGGAGCTTCCGGGCAACGCGCAGCCGGACCTCCAGGACAGCGGGCGGATGAATGACTACGCCGGCGGCGTGGTGCCCGCGAACCCGGATGCATCAACGGAGAACCTGTGCCACGACCTGGTGGAAGGCGGCTTCAGTGATTGGCGGCTCCCCACGGACAGCGAGCTGCGCGCGGTGAGGGGCACCAGCCTGGCGGCGGCGTACTTCGCCTTCGACACCGCGGATTACTTCTGGAGCTCGAGCACCTGGTCCTCACCGACGACCACGGCCCTGGGCATCCACCTGACCTCGGGCGGGAATTCGTTCAGCCTGAAGACGGCGCCCCAGCGCGTGGTCTGCGTGCGGACGCCGTAG
- a CDS encoding amidohydrolase family protein produces the protein MLIEGSSIQAVGTALPIPPGTRVIDLGDVTLLPGLIDAHSHLLLEVDPENGVDGLLTPVAQNGTTERALMGAKLGRELLEAGVTTVRDVGNSGVNGDVALRNAIQRGWVQGPRISACTRALAPQGGQFPTLQPPAQSLIEQEYVTVSGAEEARRAVRQALTDGADCIKVIVDNGHNLLSLDELKVIVEEAHRMKRPVAAHTTTDDSIRIAVQAGVDSIEHGYSLPDDVLAPMVRNRIFLVPTDGPMDVCDSFDTQTGNAERLRQVKERCKKNMAKANARLRRAVAAGVRIAAGSDMYIVMPGLTRGQATVKWFIAYAEAGLKPVDILRAATVNAAELLRKQDQIGSLAQSKLADLLAVEGNPLKDIRALKQVRFVMKDGQVVLDARDPKRKER, from the coding sequence GTGCTCATCGAAGGCTCGTCCATCCAGGCCGTGGGCACCGCCCTCCCCATCCCCCCGGGGACACGGGTCATCGACCTGGGCGACGTCACCCTGCTGCCCGGGCTGATCGACGCGCATTCGCACCTGCTGCTGGAGGTCGACCCGGAGAACGGGGTCGACGGCCTCCTCACCCCCGTCGCCCAGAACGGCACCACCGAGCGCGCGCTCATGGGCGCGAAGCTGGGCCGCGAGTTGCTCGAGGCGGGCGTCACCACGGTGCGCGACGTGGGCAACTCAGGGGTCAACGGCGACGTGGCGCTGCGCAACGCCATCCAGCGTGGCTGGGTGCAGGGCCCGCGCATCTCCGCCTGCACCCGCGCGCTCGCGCCCCAGGGCGGTCAGTTCCCCACGCTCCAACCTCCGGCGCAGTCCCTCATCGAGCAGGAGTACGTCACAGTCTCCGGTGCGGAGGAGGCCCGGCGCGCCGTGCGGCAGGCGCTCACGGACGGCGCGGACTGCATCAAGGTCATCGTCGACAACGGGCACAACCTCCTCTCCTTGGACGAGCTGAAGGTCATCGTCGAGGAGGCCCACCGCATGAAGCGCCCGGTGGCGGCGCACACCACCACCGACGACAGCATCCGCATCGCGGTCCAGGCGGGCGTCGACTCCATCGAGCATGGGTACTCGCTCCCCGATGACGTGCTGGCGCCCATGGTCCGCAATCGCATCTTCCTGGTCCCGACGGATGGCCCGATGGACGTGTGCGACTCCTTCGATACCCAGACAGGCAATGCGGAGCGCCTGCGCCAGGTGAAGGAGCGCTGCAAGAAGAACATGGCCAAGGCCAATGCCCGCCTCCGCCGCGCGGTGGCCGCGGGTGTGCGGATCGCCGCCGGCTCGGACATGTACATCGTGATGCCAGGGTTGACGCGCGGACAGGCCACCGTGAAGTGGTTCATCGCCTATGCCGAGGCGGGGCTCAAACCCGTGGACATCCTGCGTGCCGCGACCGTGAACGCGGCGGAGCTGCTACGCAAGCAGGACCAGATTGGCTCGCTCGCGCAAAGCAAGCTCGCGGACCTGCTCGCGGTGGAGGGAAATCCACTGAAAGACATTCGGGCGTTGAAGCAGGTCCGGTTCGTGATGAAGGACGGGCAGGTGGTCCTGGATGCCCGCGACCCGAAGAGGAAGGAGCGCTGA
- a CDS encoding YciI family protein → MLTTTLLLLALSSTPAAPGAPATKAAAPAEEKVEFDKHYLVLLKRAPNAPKMEPEALQKLQGEHLAHLNRMGESGKMVLAGPFDEQDDVGMRGACIFRTATKQEARQLAEQDPMVKAGRMQVEVLAWYTEKGYLAFPKAPPAEAPKPPRK, encoded by the coding sequence ATGCTCACCACCACGCTGCTGTTGCTCGCCCTCTCCTCCACTCCTGCCGCGCCAGGCGCGCCGGCAACGAAGGCCGCGGCCCCGGCCGAGGAGAAGGTCGAGTTCGACAAGCACTACCTCGTCCTGCTCAAGCGGGCGCCCAACGCGCCCAAGATGGAGCCCGAGGCCCTCCAGAAGCTGCAGGGCGAGCACCTCGCGCACCTCAATCGCATGGGGGAGAGCGGGAAGATGGTGCTCGCGGGCCCCTTCGACGAGCAGGACGACGTGGGCATGCGCGGCGCGTGCATCTTCCGCACGGCCACGAAGCAGGAGGCGCGGCAGCTCGCCGAGCAGGACCCGATGGTCAAGGCGGGCCGGATGCAGGTGGAGGTGCTCGCCTGGTACACCGAGAAGGGCTACCTCGCCTTCCCCAAGGCGCCGCCCGCGGAAGCGCCGAAGCCCCCGCGGAAGTAG
- a CDS encoding SulP family inorganic anion transporter yields the protein MRSTTALSKPSFSTRRAGELIHSWREMVQPSSLPADAAAGLSVACVALPLNVALATAAGLPASVGLVSGVVSGVVGGLFSGSRFQVTGPEAALLPLAAAIVAAHGAAGLAIATVLAGAMQVALGLMRAGRFARLIPRPVVMGFTVGIGLLLLNTQLPRLFAVEDTHADAVALALQHNWGERVGWLGVAAGALTALAMVALPKVHKRIPAVLVGLTIGTVLMVWLGAGYDAVGALPRSLPMPTLPSFEGVHLASLLPAAFGLALLASLGSLLATSSLDALTGASTHSDLDQDLMAQGLANITAGLIGGFPVMGAIVRASASIQAGARTRAASVMHALWLFVAMALLAPLVARIPIAALTAILLVVGVRLLNLEGLVAMWNQSKSTLSVVLVTALGIAMFNVFVGIGAGLALASLLYVRRHGALRLEVQRVTDASLLQRGLHMQAPEATNAPEALDLMVARVDGPILFINHLKLYDLVDGPPWAKLVVIDLSRVSLVDAAGLATLQYLAEFLAVRSAHLALVKVPPHLEAALEPLSKHLLEGRMHGSLEGALLGAGLMQPAPVEEPVAHPAHAYTAAHSSGLALEGRGG from the coding sequence ATGCGTTCGACGACCGCTCTCTCCAAGCCATCCTTCTCGACCCGGCGTGCGGGCGAGCTCATCCACAGCTGGCGCGAGATGGTACAGCCCAGCAGCCTGCCAGCCGACGCGGCCGCCGGCCTGAGCGTGGCGTGCGTGGCACTTCCTCTCAATGTCGCGCTCGCGACCGCCGCGGGACTGCCCGCGAGCGTGGGGCTCGTCTCCGGCGTGGTGTCAGGCGTCGTGGGCGGGCTGTTCAGCGGCAGCCGCTTCCAGGTCACGGGCCCGGAGGCGGCGCTGCTGCCCCTGGCCGCGGCCATCGTGGCGGCGCACGGGGCCGCGGGCCTCGCCATCGCCACGGTGCTCGCGGGCGCCATGCAGGTGGCGTTGGGGCTCATGCGCGCCGGCCGGTTCGCGCGGCTCATCCCACGGCCGGTGGTGATGGGCTTCACGGTGGGCATTGGTCTGCTGCTGCTCAACACGCAGCTGCCGCGGCTGTTCGCGGTGGAGGACACGCACGCGGACGCCGTGGCGCTCGCGCTGCAGCACAACTGGGGCGAGCGCGTGGGCTGGCTCGGGGTTGCCGCCGGAGCCCTCACGGCGCTGGCCATGGTGGCCCTGCCCAAGGTGCACAAGCGCATCCCCGCGGTGCTCGTGGGGCTGACGATTGGCACCGTGCTCATGGTCTGGCTCGGGGCGGGCTACGACGCGGTGGGCGCCCTGCCGCGCTCGCTGCCCATGCCGACGCTGCCGTCCTTCGAGGGCGTGCACCTCGCGAGCCTCCTGCCGGCGGCCTTCGGCCTCGCGCTGCTTGCGTCGCTCGGCTCGCTGCTCGCGACGAGCTCGCTCGATGCGCTCACGGGTGCGAGCACCCACAGTGACCTGGACCAGGACCTGATGGCGCAAGGCCTGGCCAACATCACCGCCGGACTGATTGGCGGCTTCCCGGTGATGGGCGCCATCGTGCGCGCCAGCGCTTCCATTCAAGCGGGCGCGCGCACCCGCGCCGCTTCCGTCATGCATGCACTGTGGCTCTTCGTGGCCATGGCGCTGCTCGCGCCGCTGGTGGCGCGCATCCCCATTGCCGCACTCACCGCCATCCTGCTGGTCGTGGGGGTGCGCCTGCTCAATCTGGAGGGCCTTGTTGCCATGTGGAATCAGTCCAAGTCGACGTTGAGCGTGGTGCTCGTCACCGCGCTGGGGATCGCTATGTTCAACGTGTTTGTCGGCATCGGGGCCGGGCTCGCGCTGGCGAGCCTCCTCTACGTGCGTCGCCATGGCGCCCTGCGGCTGGAGGTGCAGCGGGTGACGGATGCGTCGCTGCTGCAGCGCGGCCTGCACATGCAGGCGCCGGAAGCGACCAACGCCCCCGAGGCGCTGGACCTCATGGTGGCGCGCGTGGACGGGCCCATCCTGTTCATCAACCACCTCAAGCTCTACGACCTCGTGGACGGTCCGCCCTGGGCGAAGCTGGTGGTCATCGACCTGTCGAGGGTGTCGCTGGTGGACGCCGCCGGTTTGGCGACGCTCCAGTACCTGGCGGAGTTCCTCGCCGTGCGCAGCGCGCACCTGGCGCTGGTGAAGGTGCCGCCCCACCTGGAGGCCGCGCTCGAGCCGCTCTCGAAGCACCTGCTCGAAGGGCGGATGCACGGCTCGCTCGAGGGTGCGCTCCTGGGGGCGGGCCTCATGCAGCCCGCGCCCGTGGAGGAGCCTGTCGCCCACCCCGCGCACGCGTATACCGCCGCGCACAGCAGCGGGCTGGCGCTCGAGGGGCGGGGCGGATAG
- a CDS encoding HAMP domain-containing sensor histidine kinase yields MLVLRLRARLLLSYAVVTALLVAAFSQMAVGLMRTHEVVASVGREELASFEREQRVYVAAWALELAVRRGVVACEQHDSSAASVHRAVASARHVLQTALGTGTVHLDAGIRASAQDYVQYALQLEQAGTCESMLSFPLRERRLHLDEVLTTVWSERTRDMRLAIQAKEDQARSIGSAALSSGGLFGLLGIVAAGVLALSQARAVSNSVALLSTHARRIGQGDFSPLPPLRGPEELRALSLDLDRMRGRLAELDQLKSAFVASVSHDLRTPLARVREALSLLGDGSTGPLTPQQARVVKLAQAACEREIRMVTSVLDLSRVQSGQPLQRNAGASVDLIVQNVLRDLAFEADERKVQLVYDAASKPVRAPIDDPLVERALSNLVSNAIAVSSAGKTVRITCELVTRKRPGAANPVPAVQLSVADQGPGVPAHARDWIFRPFASLEVGGRRSTGLGLTIAREMITAHGGELSLADTSGPGATFTFWIPLEDPASPGGRLDA; encoded by the coding sequence ATGTTGGTGCTTCGACTGCGTGCCCGGCTCCTGTTGTCCTACGCGGTGGTTACCGCGCTGCTGGTGGCCGCCTTCTCCCAGATGGCCGTGGGCCTCATGCGCACCCACGAGGTGGTGGCGAGCGTGGGCCGCGAGGAGCTCGCCTCCTTCGAGCGAGAGCAGCGCGTGTACGTCGCGGCCTGGGCGCTCGAGCTGGCGGTGCGGCGCGGAGTGGTGGCCTGTGAGCAGCACGACAGCAGCGCGGCCTCCGTGCACCGCGCTGTCGCCAGCGCGCGCCACGTGCTGCAGACCGCGCTCGGCACCGGCACGGTGCATCTGGATGCGGGCATCCGCGCGAGCGCCCAGGACTATGTGCAGTACGCCCTGCAATTGGAGCAGGCCGGCACCTGTGAGTCGATGCTGTCGTTTCCCCTGCGTGAGCGGCGGCTGCACCTGGATGAGGTCCTCACCACGGTGTGGTCCGAGCGCACGCGGGACATGCGCCTGGCCATCCAGGCGAAGGAGGACCAGGCGCGCTCCATCGGGTCGGCGGCGCTGAGCTCAGGCGGGCTCTTCGGCCTCCTGGGCATCGTCGCCGCGGGAGTGCTCGCCTTGTCGCAGGCGCGTGCGGTGTCGAACTCGGTGGCGCTGCTCTCCACGCATGCGCGCCGCATTGGCCAGGGTGACTTCAGCCCGCTGCCTCCATTGCGCGGCCCCGAGGAGCTGCGCGCGCTCTCGCTGGACCTGGACCGCATGCGGGGGCGCCTGGCGGAGTTGGATCAGCTCAAGAGCGCGTTCGTGGCCTCGGTGTCCCACGACCTGCGCACGCCGCTGGCCCGGGTGCGCGAGGCCCTCTCGCTCCTGGGCGATGGCAGCACGGGCCCCCTGACGCCGCAGCAGGCCCGCGTGGTGAAGCTCGCACAGGCCGCGTGCGAGCGTGAGATTCGCATGGTGACCTCCGTGTTGGATCTGTCTCGCGTGCAGTCCGGCCAGCCGCTGCAGCGCAATGCCGGGGCCTCGGTGGACCTGATTGTCCAGAATGTCCTTCGGGACCTCGCCTTCGAAGCGGATGAGCGCAAGGTCCAGCTGGTGTACGACGCGGCCTCGAAGCCCGTGCGTGCGCCCATCGATGACCCCCTGGTCGAACGTGCCCTGTCCAACCTGGTGAGCAACGCCATCGCTGTCTCCAGCGCAGGCAAGACGGTGCGCATCACGTGTGAGCTGGTGACCCGCAAGCGCCCTGGCGCCGCCAACCCCGTGCCCGCGGTCCAGCTGTCCGTCGCGGACCAGGGCCCGGGCGTGCCCGCGCATGCGCGTGATTGGATCTTCCGGCCCTTCGCGAGCCTCGAAGTGGGCGGGCGCCGCAGCACGGGGCTGGGCCTGACCATCGCGCGCGAGATGATCACCGCGCACGGGGGTGAGCTGTCACTCGCGGACACGTCCGGGCCCGGCGCCACCTTCACCTTCTGGATTCCCCTTGAAGACCCCGCGTCCCCTGGAGGCCGTCTTGACGCCTGA
- a CDS encoding sigma-54-dependent transcriptional regulator has protein sequence MTPESPVQQPHVLLVDDDLQLAELMSMRMTSRGYRVTVEGEGKSALRRLSQERVDAMVLDLRLEDMDGMDVLRAARQRAPELSVIMLTAHGSIETAVQAMQEGAYGFLTKPFHDHELMQKLTHALERSLLRREVAELRRRMGEEGEPLLLGISEAISRVREVIARIAPTDATVLLTGESGTGKELAARMLHVLSRRNAGRFVAVNCGALPPELLESELFGHVKGAFSGAVREREGLFGAANGGTLFLDEIGEASPSVQVKLLRVLQEQRLTRVGADVEESVDVRVVAATNRDLAEEVAAKRFRQDLYFRLHVVPIELPPLRERLEDIPLLAQLFLERTANRYGLRPPRLAPATVELMQRYGWPGNVRELIHEMEAAVLLAGADELQPRHVPRLGQALERPPAESAQLPGVPVGAEALPSLREARDAFERAYLAEAMRRSSGSVSAAARMAGRNRSDFYDLLKRHGLSAADFKETP, from the coding sequence TTGACGCCTGAGTCCCCCGTCCAGCAGCCCCACGTGCTCCTGGTGGACGATGACCTCCAGCTCGCGGAGCTCATGTCCATGCGGATGACGTCACGCGGCTACCGCGTGACCGTGGAGGGCGAGGGCAAGAGCGCCCTGCGCCGGCTCTCGCAGGAGCGCGTGGATGCGATGGTTCTCGATCTGCGCCTGGAGGACATGGATGGCATGGACGTGCTCCGGGCCGCGCGACAGCGGGCCCCCGAGCTGTCCGTCATCATGCTCACCGCGCACGGCTCCATCGAGACCGCGGTGCAGGCCATGCAGGAGGGCGCCTACGGCTTTCTCACCAAGCCGTTTCACGACCACGAACTCATGCAGAAGCTCACGCATGCGCTCGAGCGCTCGCTGCTGCGCCGGGAGGTGGCCGAGCTGCGGCGGCGCATGGGGGAAGAGGGCGAGCCCCTGCTCCTGGGCATCAGCGAGGCCATTTCGCGCGTGCGCGAGGTGATTGCCCGCATTGCCCCCACCGACGCCACCGTCCTGCTCACAGGCGAGAGTGGCACCGGCAAGGAGCTGGCGGCGCGGATGCTCCACGTGCTCTCGCGCCGCAACGCGGGGCGCTTCGTCGCCGTCAACTGCGGCGCCCTTCCGCCAGAGCTGCTGGAGAGCGAGCTGTTTGGGCACGTGAAGGGCGCGTTCTCCGGGGCCGTGCGCGAGCGCGAGGGCCTGTTTGGCGCGGCCAACGGCGGCACGCTGTTCCTGGATGAAATCGGCGAGGCGTCCCCGTCCGTGCAGGTGAAGCTCCTGCGCGTGCTGCAGGAGCAGCGGCTCACGCGCGTGGGCGCGGACGTGGAGGAGTCCGTGGACGTGCGGGTGGTCGCCGCCACCAACCGGGACCTCGCGGAGGAGGTGGCCGCGAAGCGCTTTCGTCAGGACCTCTACTTCCGGTTGCACGTGGTGCCCATCGAGCTGCCACCCCTGCGCGAGCGGCTCGAGGACATCCCCTTGCTCGCGCAGCTCTTCCTGGAGCGCACCGCGAACCGCTATGGCCTGCGTCCGCCACGCCTGGCGCCCGCGACGGTGGAGCTGATGCAGCGCTATGGCTGGCCTGGCAACGTCCGGGAGCTCATCCACGAGATGGAGGCCGCGGTGCTCCTGGCCGGCGCGGACGAGCTTCAACCGCGACATGTGCCGCGCCTGGGGCAGGCGCTGGAGCGGCCCCCCGCCGAGAGCGCGCAGCTGCCGGGTGTTCCCGTCGGGGCCGAGGCCTTGCCATCGCTGCGCGAGGCCCGCGATGCCTTCGAGCGCGCCTACCTCGCGGAGGCCATGCGCCGCAGCAGCGGCAGTGTCAGTGCCGCGGCGCGAATGGCCGGGCGCAACCGGAGCGACTTCTACGATTTGCTCAAGCGGCACGGCCTGTCCGCCGCTGACTTCAAGGAAACACCCTGA